In Candidatus Saccharibacteria bacterium oral taxon 488, a single window of DNA contains:
- the tilS gene encoding tRNA lysidine(34) synthetase TilS, which produces MCHNILMKRLIAVSGGVDSVVLLDSVLRHGQDEVVVAHFDHGIRAESAADARFVAGLARRYNVPYVTRREELGPAASEDVARQRRYQFLFDAAARWGGRVTTAHHQDDVIETIALNLRRGTRWRGLAAMGDQRIERPLLEWTKQDIYDYALRHRLEWVEDVTNQSDAYLRNQLRRQLQAKLTDQQRAVLGRLWRQQWQLRQEIDQETLRLSSRLGSRYFWVHIPIEPARELLHREVQRLTGVSLLSAQLDRLLIAIKTGRAGTVWQPAASVRVKLSTKGVTIKRVTR; this is translated from the coding sequence ATGTGTCATAATATCCTCATGAAGCGACTGATTGCGGTATCGGGTGGAGTGGACAGCGTGGTGCTCCTCGACAGCGTATTGCGGCATGGGCAGGACGAGGTGGTGGTGGCTCACTTTGATCATGGAATTCGGGCAGAATCGGCGGCCGATGCGCGGTTCGTGGCGGGGCTAGCGCGCCGGTATAATGTGCCATATGTTACCAGGCGTGAGGAATTGGGGCCGGCAGCCAGCGAAGATGTGGCGCGTCAGCGGCGGTATCAATTTCTCTTTGACGCGGCGGCGCGCTGGGGTGGGCGGGTGACGACAGCTCATCACCAGGATGACGTGATCGAGACGATAGCACTCAACCTGCGGCGTGGTACGCGCTGGCGGGGCTTGGCCGCCATGGGCGATCAGCGGATTGAGCGGCCGCTATTGGAATGGACGAAGCAGGACATATATGATTATGCACTGCGCCACCGGTTGGAGTGGGTGGAGGACGTGACGAACCAATCAGATGCTTATCTGCGTAATCAGCTGCGCCGACAGTTGCAAGCGAAGCTGACTGATCAGCAGCGGGCGGTGCTTGGTCGGCTATGGCGTCAGCAATGGCAGCTACGCCAAGAGATTGACCAAGAGACATTGCGGTTATCGTCACGTCTTGGCAGTCGTTATTTTTGGGTGCATATCCCGATTGAGCCAGCGCGCGAGCTACTCCACCGAGAAGTGCAGCGACTGACTGGCGTGTCGCTGCTCTCAGCGCAGCTGGATCGACTGCTGATCGCTATCAAAACTGGTCGAGCAGGAACGGTGTGGCAGCCGGCCGCCAGTGTACGGGTGAAATTATCTACAAAAGGTGTTACAATAAAACGAGTGACTCGCTAG
- a CDS encoding FAD-binding protein — protein sequence MAQKPTFDYDVIVIGSGAGGSPAATVLARAGKKVAIIERGTFGGESPNWGDIPTGALLYTADVYYEAKTAAKFGLRTSTVGYNYPSLLAWKDTAIKRTGTGGNRSYYEKQGISVFTGSAHFLSPNEITVSRRHLSARKFLIASGSTWRDDHIPGLDEVAYHTPQTILSLKRPPKTLFVVGSGTTAMELAYLFSTFGSKVYVAETAGRILPEFDQEVGELIAADAKAQRGMNILTQTKLVAVQKDGIAKRVTYARGGQQHSVRVDEILIADDRLPTTDIGLENAGVAYTEHGIQVSEAMQTSARHIFAAGSVVDLQAQTHTILSHSRTAAHNLLHRNFIALDDTPRLTIAFTDPQIARTGLDEDDCLRRDLKITIALAPLTLTARSNITDRRSGFVKLISDKKGVLLGATIVAPGASDLMTGLSLAIRHGLTAKQLMSTPNCFVAWSEAVRIAAGKLAA from the coding sequence ATGGCACAAAAACCAACTTTTGATTATGATGTAATTGTCATCGGCAGCGGCGCTGGCGGTTCACCAGCCGCAACCGTCTTGGCGCGCGCTGGCAAGAAAGTCGCCATCATCGAGCGCGGTACCTTTGGCGGCGAGTCCCCAAACTGGGGCGACATTCCGACTGGCGCCCTGCTCTATACCGCTGACGTCTATTACGAGGCCAAAACAGCAGCCAAGTTCGGCCTGCGCACCAGCACGGTCGGCTATAATTATCCTTCGCTACTCGCCTGGAAAGACACCGCCATCAAGCGCACCGGCACCGGCGGCAACCGCAGTTACTACGAGAAACAAGGCATCAGCGTCTTTACCGGCAGCGCCCACTTTCTCAGTCCCAACGAGATTACCGTCAGCCGCCGCCACTTATCAGCGCGCAAATTCCTGATCGCTAGCGGCTCAACCTGGCGCGATGATCACATCCCAGGCCTCGACGAAGTGGCCTATCACACACCACAAACTATCCTCTCGCTCAAACGCCCGCCCAAAACACTGTTCGTTGTCGGCTCTGGCACGACAGCGATGGAGCTGGCATATTTGTTCTCGACCTTTGGCAGCAAGGTGTATGTCGCCGAGACCGCCGGGCGTATCTTGCCCGAGTTTGACCAAGAAGTTGGCGAACTGATCGCCGCTGACGCCAAGGCACAGCGCGGCATGAACATCCTCACCCAGACAAAGCTGGTCGCCGTCCAAAAAGACGGCATCGCAAAGCGCGTCACCTACGCTCGTGGCGGCCAGCAGCATTCAGTGCGCGTTGATGAGATTCTCATCGCCGATGATCGCTTACCGACGACCGACATTGGCCTAGAAAATGCGGGCGTAGCATATACTGAACATGGCATTCAAGTCAGCGAAGCGATGCAGACTTCGGCACGGCACATCTTTGCAGCTGGCAGCGTCGTTGACCTTCAGGCACAGACACACACCATCCTCAGCCACAGCCGCACCGCTGCACACAACTTACTACACCGTAATTTCATCGCGCTTGACGATACACCGCGTTTGACGATCGCCTTCACCGACCCGCAGATCGCCCGGACGGGACTGGACGAGGACGACTGCCTGCGTCGTGACTTGAAGATAACTATCGCCCTAGCACCGCTGACCTTGACCGCTCGCAGCAACATCACCGACCGGCGCAGTGGGTTTGTCAAATTGATCAGCGACAAAAAAGGTGTCCTGCTCGGCGCCACCATCGTCGCACCGGGCGCCAGCGACTTGATGACCGGCCTCAGCCTCGCCATCCGTCACGGCCTAACCGCCAAACAATTGATGAGCACACCAAATTGTTTCGTTGCCTGGTCAGAGGCGGTACGCATTGCGGCGGGGAAATTGGCAGCGTGA
- the murD gene encoding UDP-N-acetylmuramoyl-L-alanine--D-glutamate ligase: MVYQEGIFVPLAWNDLRGLSVGVLGVGAEGLETAYRLNKLGIPFQSFTTDSQENLAELLKCQVVITSPGIPKNSAVIRNLVKNNTRVVTGLDLWLHSRDSLENVVLVSGTKGKSTTSALLCELLRAAGKTAFLCGNVGTPPWGREADSLAQEPDFWVVETSSYQAANLTTAAPLVIITSLSADHLTWHGSLQNYYEDKLSICTKYTPCTVIANGDSQELKKYQHLMGSDVRWVSLNDKLASELRPHLNIFGEHNVRNALLAVAALSQLGVKLERQKLYSVLQNFKSLRHRLEVVGSVGAVVFVDDTLSTNCLSTIEGIHAIKGPLALLLGGADRGIDYDSLAKEICDRLEATIVVTMPENGARIAKAITDRLDSANCHIVALFQAVSLSAAVAVSFQYLSGSGGTVLLSPAAPSFGSFRNYKEKSDCFRSCVEELNTANLRV, translated from the coding sequence ATCGTGTACCAGGAAGGTATCTTCGTGCCGCTTGCTTGGAATGATCTAAGGGGGCTTTCTGTGGGGGTTCTCGGTGTTGGTGCCGAAGGCTTGGAAACGGCTTATAGACTTAACAAGCTAGGCATACCGTTTCAATCTTTCACTACTGATTCCCAAGAAAATCTGGCGGAACTACTGAAATGCCAGGTAGTGATAACATCTCCCGGTATCCCGAAGAACTCGGCAGTAATCAGAAATCTTGTTAAAAACAATACCAGGGTAGTTACGGGGTTAGATCTATGGTTGCACTCTAGGGACTCATTGGAAAATGTTGTTTTAGTATCAGGAACGAAAGGTAAGTCAACGACGTCTGCTTTATTATGTGAATTGCTAAGGGCGGCTGGTAAGACTGCCTTTTTATGTGGAAATGTTGGGACGCCGCCATGGGGTAGGGAGGCAGATTCTCTTGCTCAAGAGCCGGATTTTTGGGTTGTCGAGACCTCTAGTTATCAGGCGGCCAACCTCACAACGGCGGCTCCACTTGTTATCATTACTTCCCTAAGCGCTGACCATCTGACCTGGCACGGGTCGTTGCAGAATTATTATGAGGATAAATTATCGATTTGCACGAAATACACACCATGTACAGTTATAGCTAATGGTGACTCCCAGGAGCTTAAGAAATATCAGCATCTCATGGGGTCAGATGTGCGCTGGGTAAGTCTCAACGATAAGCTAGCAAGTGAACTGAGGCCTCATCTCAATATTTTTGGGGAGCACAACGTCAGGAATGCACTTTTAGCGGTTGCAGCACTATCGCAATTGGGAGTGAAGTTAGAGCGGCAAAAACTCTATTCTGTATTACAAAATTTTAAGTCATTACGACATCGCCTTGAGGTGGTGGGTAGTGTGGGCGCAGTTGTGTTTGTCGACGATACACTGTCAACGAACTGTCTTTCAACGATTGAAGGAATCCATGCGATCAAGGGGCCGCTTGCTCTGCTATTAGGTGGGGCTGATCGAGGTATTGACTATGATAGTTTAGCTAAGGAAATTTGTGATCGTCTAGAAGCAACAATCGTTGTAACAATGCCTGAGAATGGTGCGAGGATTGCGAAAGCTATTACTGATCGTCTAGATAGTGCTAATTGTCATATTGTTGCTTTGTTCCAGGCGGTATCTTTGTCTGCTGCAGTAGCAGTTTCGTTTCAATATCTATCAGGGTCAGGTGGTACGGTACTTCTCTCTCCGGCGGCGCCCTCCTTCGGATCGTTTCGCAACTACAAAGAGAAAAGTGATTGCTTTCGCTCTTGTGTTGAGGAACTAAATACGGCTAACCTGAGAGTTTAG
- a CDS encoding divalent-cation tolerance protein CutA, whose amino-acid sequence MKSKYSMTMVSVGKESEAKNIAKALVEQKLAACVQLLPIQSTYIWQGKFECDTEILMLIKSRKDDFVAIERVVRSLHSYDVAEIISFDITAGSQPYLDWIDETCR is encoded by the coding sequence ATGAAAAGTAAATACTCCATGACCATGGTGTCAGTAGGAAAAGAGAGCGAAGCGAAGAACATCGCCAAGGCCCTCGTCGAGCAAAAACTGGCCGCGTGTGTGCAGCTGCTGCCGATTCAGTCAACCTACATTTGGCAAGGAAAATTTGAATGCGATACAGAGATCTTGATGCTTATCAAGTCGCGCAAAGATGACTTTGTGGCAATTGAAAGAGTAGTCAGGTCGCTCCATAGCTATGACGTAGCAGAGATAATCTCATTTGATATTACTGCTGGATCACAGCCGTATCTTGACTGGATCGACGAAACTTGTCGGTAG
- a CDS encoding helix-turn-helix domain-containing protein, with protein MNETGRISTPISEGTLPRSGNTRGIPARARPQPKLGRLLREAREAAGLSVRQAAAESGISPGAISLLEQGKTPSTRIDRLLALTEVYGVEPLEIIEAAGYNLTSTLPTFTPYLRSKYGQLPPEAHEEIAAAFQRIAGKYGIAEDSCGPAAGEDEILVETGRTT; from the coding sequence ATGAACGAAACAGGTCGCATTTCCACACCCATTTCTGAGGGAACCCTCCCACGTTCTGGGAACACGCGAGGGATTCCGGCTCGTGCCAGACCCCAGCCCAAGCTCGGGCGATTGTTGCGGGAAGCCCGCGAGGCTGCGGGTCTGAGTGTCCGTCAAGCAGCTGCTGAGTCTGGTATCTCGCCGGGTGCTATTTCCCTCCTTGAACAGGGCAAGACGCCCAGCACGCGTATTGATCGTCTGCTGGCTTTGACCGAGGTGTACGGTGTCGAGCCCTTGGAGATCATCGAGGCAGCTGGCTACAACCTCACCTCCACATTGCCGACTTTCACTCCGTATCTGCGTTCCAAGTACGGCCAGCTGCCACCCGAGGCCCACGAGGAGATCGCGGCCGCGTTTCAGCGTATCGCTGGTAAATACGGCATCGCTGAAGACAGCTGTGGCCCCGCTGCCGGCGAGGACGAAATCCTCGTAGAGACGGGACGCACTACATAA
- a CDS encoding ImmA/IrrE family metallo-endopeptidase, which translates to MNTSSTPSILRSLRQLTPHRACCFTEALDLAERQAAKLNQLLAVSHPSFQLTGITENHITGLPHIRIVREQLPVSGMSHWNGQEWIICLNRDDPEVRQRFTLLHEFKHIIDHGHTHWLYTTQKPTAFTRCWGRPPQLTVHEQAERAADYFAGCALVPRTALKQAWAAGLQTPTALADHFAVSEAAIRVRIDQTGIARTLDPEPSPARCARPIRTPRWQPQRFTIQQPHYGRR; encoded by the coding sequence ATGAACACATCAAGCACACCAAGCATTCTGAGGAGCCTCCGCCAGCTCACACCCCACCGCGCCTGCTGTTTTACCGAAGCACTCGACCTGGCCGAACGCCAAGCCGCCAAACTCAACCAGCTCCTGGCCGTCAGCCATCCCAGCTTCCAACTGACCGGCATCACCGAGAACCACATCACCGGCCTGCCCCACATCCGTATCGTCCGCGAACAGCTGCCGGTTTCTGGCATGAGCCACTGGAACGGGCAGGAGTGGATCATCTGCCTCAACCGTGACGATCCCGAAGTGCGGCAACGCTTCACCCTGCTACACGAGTTCAAGCACATCATCGATCACGGCCATACCCACTGGCTCTACACCACGCAAAAACCCACAGCCTTCACGCGTTGCTGGGGTCGCCCACCACAACTGACAGTCCACGAGCAGGCCGAGCGAGCCGCCGACTACTTCGCAGGCTGCGCCCTGGTACCACGCACCGCCTTGAAACAGGCATGGGCCGCTGGACTCCAAACCCCCACCGCATTGGCCGACCACTTCGCCGTCTCCGAAGCCGCCATTCGCGTGCGCATCGACCAGACCGGTATCGCCCGCACCCTCGACCCGGAACCCTCACCTGCCCGCTGCGCCCGCCCCATCCGCACCCCACGGTGGCAGCCACAGCGCTTCACCATCCAGCAACCACACTACGGAAGGAGATAG
- a CDS encoding 2'-5' RNA ligase family protein, whose amino-acid sequence MRAAETAYPVEKHMASVSLVFDDEQNAYLRELSEKMNLDFGEFIPHVTLINVTEQDMPRLKAAAAALPVLDKLVLDGVNFLPDKAGNCVWVELRTQKTTWMVEARQQLLAALDGIHPGLDVDGFRPHITLGCVEAGTLDDVNMSAIPGQLPVIIEPRAAACYNGVHGKVVEVVE is encoded by the coding sequence ATGCGCGCAGCAGAAACCGCATATCCAGTCGAAAAACATATGGCGTCAGTCAGCCTCGTCTTTGATGATGAGCAAAACGCATATCTTCGCGAGTTGTCAGAAAAAATGAACCTTGACTTTGGTGAGTTTATCCCACACGTGACACTGATTAATGTGACTGAGCAGGATATGCCACGTCTCAAAGCAGCTGCTGCGGCGCTACCCGTCCTCGATAAGTTGGTGCTTGATGGAGTTAATTTCCTGCCAGATAAAGCAGGCAACTGTGTTTGGGTGGAGCTACGCACGCAGAAAACTACCTGGATGGTTGAGGCGCGCCAGCAATTACTCGCGGCATTGGATGGTATTCACCCAGGGTTGGATGTTGATGGGTTCCGCCCGCACATCACGCTTGGTTGCGTCGAGGCCGGTACGCTGGACGACGTTAATATGAGCGCTATTCCAGGGCAACTACCGGTTATCATCGAGCCACGTGCCGCTGCTTGCTACAACGGCGTGCATGGTAAGGTTGTTGAGGTGGTTGAGTAG
- the recA gene encoding recombinase RecA has protein sequence MASTAKTSDKHQTDTATGTAQAPEKKVDDGKLKALGLAMDQITKQFGDGSIMKLGEAHKVDVEVIPSGSLSLDLALGGGYPKGRIIEIYGPESSGKTTLTLHAIAEIQKQGGTAAFIDAEHALDPSYAKRLGVDTENLLVSQPDNGEQALEITETLVRSNAVDLIVVDSVAALTPQAEIDGDMGDSHMGLQARLMSQALRKLTGIINKSKATVIFINQIRMKIGVMFGNPETTTGGNALKFYASQRVDIRRIGQIKVGDDILGNRTKIKVVKNKIAPPFRIAEFDIMYNEGISKTGDILDLAATHGIIEKSGAFYKYNGETIGQGRDKTKLYLKENPEVLAEIDQKVREKVKEGEN, from the coding sequence ATGGCTAGCACAGCGAAAACCAGCGACAAACATCAAACAGACACCGCAACTGGCACAGCTCAGGCACCAGAGAAGAAGGTCGATGACGGGAAATTAAAAGCGCTGGGTCTAGCCATGGATCAAATTACCAAGCAGTTTGGTGATGGTTCAATCATGAAACTAGGCGAAGCGCACAAAGTTGATGTTGAAGTGATTCCGTCGGGTTCGCTAAGCCTCGATTTGGCGCTAGGCGGCGGCTATCCGAAGGGTCGCATCATTGAGATTTACGGCCCAGAAAGTTCAGGTAAGACAACTCTGACACTGCACGCCATCGCCGAAATCCAAAAGCAGGGCGGTACGGCAGCCTTTATCGACGCTGAGCACGCGCTTGACCCCAGCTATGCTAAGCGTTTGGGTGTGGATACCGAAAATCTGCTGGTGTCGCAGCCAGACAACGGTGAGCAAGCGTTGGAAATTACCGAAACCTTGGTGCGCTCAAACGCGGTGGATCTGATCGTGGTGGACTCGGTGGCAGCACTGACCCCGCAAGCGGAAATTGACGGTGATATGGGTGATTCGCACATGGGTCTGCAGGCGCGGCTGATGAGCCAGGCGCTGCGTAAACTGACTGGTATCATCAACAAGTCGAAGGCGACGGTGATTTTCATTAACCAGATCCGCATGAAGATTGGCGTGATGTTTGGTAATCCGGAGACCACGACGGGTGGTAATGCGCTGAAGTTTTATGCCTCGCAGCGGGTGGATATTCGCCGGATTGGGCAGATTAAGGTTGGCGATGATATCCTTGGTAACCGCACCAAGATCAAGGTGGTGAAGAATAAGATTGCGCCGCCGTTCCGCATCGCTGAGTTTGACATTATGTATAACGAAGGCATCTCTAAAACTGGTGATATTCTGGATTTGGCAGCTACACATGGTATCATAGAAAAGTCAGGTGCCTTTTACAAATATAACGGCGAGACTATTGGTCAAGGCCGCGACAAGACAAAATTGTATCTGAAAGAAAATCCTGAGGTTTTGGCAGAAATTGATCAGAAGGTTCGGGAGAAGGTAAAAGAAGGAGAAAACTAA
- a CDS encoding type II secretion system protein has protein sequence MDNMKRQAGFTVIEVLVAIIFLGVATAVAFTQLVTIQREHQNDRKKTAINAVHYSLEEAYYKQHGSYPEKITDETLPTMDKELLKDPGGKKLGDNGSAYRYEPTNCTGGKCKSYSLRAMLDGETDFVKDSRHK, from the coding sequence ATGGACAATATGAAACGACAAGCAGGCTTTACGGTGATTGAGGTGCTGGTGGCGATTATATTTCTCGGCGTGGCCACGGCGGTGGCGTTCACCCAGCTGGTGACGATCCAACGCGAGCACCAAAACGACCGGAAAAAAACCGCTATTAATGCCGTGCATTATAGCCTCGAAGAAGCCTATTACAAGCAGCACGGCTCTTATCCGGAAAAAATTACCGACGAGACACTACCGACCATGGATAAGGAGCTACTCAAAGATCCGGGTGGTAAAAAGCTGGGCGACAATGGCAGCGCCTATCGCTACGAGCCAACAAACTGTACCGGCGGTAAATGCAAATCATATTCGCTCAGAGCCATGCTTGATGGTGAGACAGATTTCGTCAAAGACAGCCGCCATAAATAG
- a CDS encoding PH domain-containing protein: MNPNQTNPEPDYTQPVAYDSDGRPLYHHPPAAATPPPATTAPPIEPQPASHVTIQPEMIEGQNFNPQIRAQYANEPNVVHAARPLEPTVPAVSPETKARHDQSVRDYPQLNLSEGEYVILDIKRHPIGMVIPTAITLLLVVVLLVFAASFSSLTANIPLFPAVNPGAVLGIALLLVALVVLGGAITLWVYLQNHFFMTNESVIQEIQQSLFVRHEQTVSLGSIEDASFFQAGIAQTIFNYGTIRLSTEGEETTYIFHYVANPKHQVAILNNAIEAFKNGRPVCYD, from the coding sequence ATGAATCCGAACCAGACTAACCCTGAGCCTGATTATACCCAGCCGGTTGCGTATGATTCTGACGGTCGGCCGCTGTATCACCATCCGCCGGCCGCCGCGACACCGCCACCGGCGACGACCGCGCCGCCGATTGAGCCACAGCCAGCCTCGCACGTCACCATCCAGCCAGAGATGATTGAGGGGCAAAACTTCAATCCACAGATTCGTGCCCAATACGCTAACGAACCAAATGTTGTTCATGCTGCGCGGCCGCTTGAGCCGACCGTTCCCGCAGTTAGCCCAGAGACCAAGGCGCGTCACGACCAGTCCGTTCGTGATTATCCGCAGCTCAATCTCAGCGAGGGCGAGTATGTCATCCTCGACATCAAGCGCCACCCGATCGGCATGGTTATTCCTACAGCCATCACCCTCCTGTTGGTCGTGGTACTGCTGGTATTTGCGGCCTCGTTCTCGTCGTTAACTGCCAATATTCCGCTGTTTCCGGCGGTGAATCCGGGAGCAGTACTGGGTATTGCGCTGCTGCTCGTTGCTTTGGTGGTGCTTGGCGGCGCGATCACCCTGTGGGTGTATCTACAAAATCATTTTTTCATGACTAATGAAAGCGTCATCCAGGAAATCCAACAGAGCCTCTTCGTTCGGCACGAGCAGACAGTCAGCCTCGGTAGCATCGAGGACGCCAGCTTTTTCCAGGCCGGCATCGCCCAGACGATCTTTAACTACGGCACAATTCGCCTCAGTACTGAGGGTGAGGAGACGACCTATATTTTTCATTACGTGGCCAATCCCAAGCACCAAGTGGCCATCCTTAACAACGCCATTGAAGCCTTCAAAAACGGCCGGCCAGTCTGTTACGATTAG
- a CDS encoding CBS domain-containing protein, with product MNSMSDILLGMLYVIVLILLVIVMGVHPQASSHSKFELQRRARRGDQDARHLLKRHALMRDIFSLQRVIAAVLLVTLSVIGVELFHWLLGIIISLVIALEIGALARISLWQQYSQRLYERYEGRILALIEKFPMLFAMIRSVAPMPNDGYDIESKEELVTMVEQAGEALSEDEKKMVIGVLSFDAVPVKEVMTPRSVIDTVDQDEVLGPLVLDALHKTGHSRFPVTKGDIDHVVGMLYIQDLLTINRSSTSKRARTVMEKKVYYIREDQTLQHALAAFLRVRHHLFIVVNEFRETVGIVSLEDVIERILGHKIVDEFDAHEDLRRVAQRNPRHNNRTKHARDVA from the coding sequence ATGAACAGCATGAGCGATATTTTGCTAGGAATGCTGTATGTGATAGTGCTGATATTGCTCGTAATAGTCATGGGCGTTCATCCGCAGGCCTCGTCACACAGTAAGTTTGAGCTGCAGCGGCGAGCGCGCCGCGGTGATCAGGATGCGCGCCATTTGTTAAAGCGACATGCGCTGATGCGGGATATTTTCTCATTGCAGCGGGTGATTGCAGCGGTGCTGCTGGTGACGCTCAGTGTCATTGGTGTGGAGTTGTTTCATTGGCTACTGGGCATTATTATCTCGCTGGTGATCGCACTGGAGATAGGAGCACTGGCGCGGATTTCACTATGGCAGCAATATTCCCAGCGGCTTTACGAGCGGTATGAGGGGCGAATTTTAGCGCTGATTGAGAAGTTTCCGATGTTATTTGCAATGATTCGCTCGGTGGCGCCAATGCCCAATGACGGCTATGATATTGAGTCAAAAGAAGAGCTCGTCACTATGGTCGAGCAGGCGGGTGAGGCGCTTAGCGAGGATGAGAAAAAGATGGTCATTGGCGTGCTGTCGTTTGATGCGGTGCCGGTCAAGGAAGTGATGACGCCGCGTAGCGTGATTGATACGGTGGATCAGGATGAGGTATTGGGGCCGCTGGTATTGGATGCGCTGCACAAGACCGGACATAGCCGCTTTCCGGTGACCAAGGGCGATATTGATCATGTGGTAGGGATGCTATACATTCAGGATCTGTTGACAATTAACCGTTCGTCGACGAGCAAGCGGGCACGAACCGTCATGGAGAAAAAGGTGTATTATATCCGCGAGGATCAGACATTGCAGCACGCGCTGGCGGCGTTTTTGCGAGTGCGGCATCACTTGTTCATCGTGGTGAATGAGTTTCGCGAGACGGTTGGTATCGTCAGCCTGGAGGACGTGATTGAGCGGATCTTGGGACATAAGATTGTTGATGAGTTTGATGCGCACGAGGATCTGCGGCGGGTGGCGCAACGTAATCCACGCCATAACAATCGGACAAAACATGCCCGTGACGTCGCATAA
- a CDS encoding magnesium transporter CorA family protein — protein sequence MTVGYFERRCSSDSLGQTHQFHRGVWAHVSGTLCPDELAEQFGLDENIVRDAADVRELPRMEYSGGIEYVFVRLPLVRDDAIKTAPLLAAVSKTQFVTINPANNFSPQAAEPFLTTTTDKPGALLAATIACVVAAYEQQIHDLAGNIAAARHRLSRHEVKNADFIEFVAIEDSLNEFHSSLEGLASVLGQLVLNRRSLFTVRDLEALGDLVLHVKQLLVMVAANSQTITSIQNAYSTIANNVLNQRMKVLTAITILLAIPNVFYGMYGMNITLPFQGEAWAYPVITGFTVLLIGIVYIFAKRLRLF from the coding sequence ATGACGGTGGGCTACTTTGAGCGGCGATGTTCGAGCGATTCGTTAGGACAGACACATCAGTTTCATCGTGGCGTGTGGGCACATGTCAGTGGTACGCTATGTCCAGATGAATTGGCCGAGCAGTTTGGCCTTGACGAAAATATCGTCCGTGACGCGGCCGATGTGCGCGAACTACCGCGGATGGAATATAGCGGCGGCATTGAGTATGTCTTTGTGCGGCTGCCGTTGGTTCGGGACGATGCTATAAAGACCGCACCGCTGCTGGCTGCTGTGTCGAAAACCCAGTTTGTAACGATTAATCCTGCCAATAATTTCTCGCCACAAGCCGCCGAGCCGTTTCTCACAACCACGACCGACAAGCCCGGCGCCCTCCTCGCAGCGACCATCGCTTGCGTGGTGGCTGCGTACGAACAACAGATTCATGACCTTGCTGGTAATATCGCTGCCGCCCGACACCGGCTGTCGCGCCACGAGGTGAAAAACGCTGACTTTATCGAGTTTGTAGCCATCGAAGATAGCCTCAACGAATTTCACTCTAGCCTCGAGGGGTTAGCGAGTGTGCTCGGCCAATTAGTGCTCAATCGCCGCAGCCTATTCACAGTGCGCGACCTCGAGGCGCTGGGTGATCTGGTACTGCACGTCAAGCAATTACTCGTCATGGTCGCCGCCAACAGCCAGACCATCACCAGCATCCAGAACGCCTATTCAACCATCGCCAACAATGTCCTCAACCAGCGAATGAAAGTCTTGACCGCCATCACTATTCTCCTGGCCATCCCGAATGTGTTTTACGGTATGTACGGCATGAATATTACCTTACCGTTTCAAGGTGAGGCGTGGGCCTATCCGGTGATTACCGGGTTTACGGTGCTGCTCATCGGCATTGTGTACATCTTCGCCAAGCGGTTGCGCCTGTTTTGA